The Acipenser ruthenus chromosome 11, fAciRut3.2 maternal haplotype, whole genome shotgun sequence region AGTAAAATACAATAGACTTGGAGTAGGTGTGAATGGTAAATAAAAAATGGTAAATCAAAGACTGAACGATGTCTCAGTATCGTCAGAAAACTTCTGTCAAAAAGTTTGTCAcatctttttttaagtttaatttactGTTCCTACATACTTTACCATTTACTGTTTTACAGTTAGTTCATTATTTTCCAAGAGTGTACTTTATGTTTAAGCAGACTTTATATACAATAAATGTTTGAAAGTGGTTCAAATGCTGTCGaaacttaattaaaatatattcagttgtTTGCATTAGTTCCGTCTtttatggtatatttttaaataatttcacaTTAAACTAAGTGTataatcatttgtttttattattttattttgcttacaGTATTTGCCTGTTTTACATAACTTCCTATgtaaatgttatattattatgattatgattatttatttcttagcagacgcccttaaccagggcgacttacagtcgtaaacaaaaatacatttcaattattatttagttcttagcagacgcccttatccagggcgacttacaattgttacaagatatcacattatacattatttcacattatacagacatcacattatttttacatacaattacccatttatacagttgggtttttactggagcaatctaggtaaagtaccttgctctcaagggtacaacagcagtgtcccccactggggattgaacccacaaccctccggtcaagagtccagagccctaaccactactccacactgctgctttcaagaatcacaatacaagtattaatacaattaagagcaagatcaaaTGCAATGaccggttctagcaagtacaagtatatgacaaaatacgattcaattaCAGTTTTCAAATCAGGACCTTGTTCATAGTGTACAAGCAACTGTTCAAACATTTTTACTAATAAAGTTGTTGCAAAGTGACCTTGAAAGTCACCCTTTCGCCATCCGGGCTTTTCTATAAATAAGGGTATACGCATGCGTAATATTTTCCAATTGGTTAGACTTTGCTGCCGGTGAGTGAAGGAGACCTATATAGagtatgtaaaatgtatattcttGCAATCCCATCTCATCCTCCGAGTAAATGCATCTGATTTAAATTCTGTAACTGGAATTAAATTctataaacaaacatttaatagAGCGGATTGTTTTAGTGTCGCCACAATTCATTTCGTGCGAAGAATCTCCATTGACCTTAAATTTTGCTTGTTCTTTACAGAGACAGACACGGGTTTATGATCTAAGCCGAAACTAGGAGCAAATAAATCCATTCAAAAAATGTACGCCTGCGCTAAATTCGTCTCCACTCCTGCCCTGGTGAGTTTTTTGaagaaattgttttaaaaaggcaTGATTTCGccctgtttaaatgtttaatctaGTTTGGGCCTAGTGCTGAACTTGAGATTGCTTGTACTGTGCTGgcttattattactatttattattattattactggtgtTGGTCATGTAGGtcacaagaagcatttggttGTTGAAACGCACCATACCACCAAGTTAAGTTATTGTAATGGAAATAAAATATAACTTGCGTGTAATTGTGTGTTTCACTTCTGTGAACGGAGTGCAACATTGTAACGTTACCAGTATGTTGCATTCAAGGTCATGCAGATATTTTTCCTAAGCTTTAGTGTGTTATTTGTCCACGCAGTATACATTAAATATCAAATGTCGGGAACATTGTTTGCttgaaaaatgttttagtaatgtgttaatattttaatgtaaCGTTGCAACTTTGGGAAGGCCTTGCCTTCTGTAAAAGACGTGGAACGATAGTTCCCAAACAGGAGCAAGATGGGGAATAGTTTAACGTTTAGGGATAGTGGGAACACTGAACCTGATGTATGCGATTTGAGAACTTAAGTTACAGGTTGTCATTTACACCTTTACTGGTTTTCTTATGAAGCCATTGTAGACTACATTATGCAAAGCTCATAATTTTCTACACAACTTTTGTCAATCGTTTTTGGCTCAAGTGTAACATGTTGGATACAAAACTGTTTCAACTTTTCAAACACTACATTGCATTTAGAGTTGTTAGACGGTTGATAAAATGTTGCTGCATTTGTTTAAAAGGGGCAGGGGTGTTAAACTATTGTCACTATTTTATTCCAAAAACTTTTGACATGCCTTTTATTGTCTTTAAATTGAGTGATGTACCTGAACTGTTTCTCATGCCATACATTTAATTGAATGCAGGTCCGTGCTGGATCCCGTGCTCTGTACAGGCCCCTCTCGGCATCAGTGTTGTCCCGGCCAGAAGTCAGAACTGGAGAGGTAAGTTACAGGTGGTCATGCTCCACTCCTGTGCTGGTTGAGAACTGAAGAGCTCCAGTTACTTATCGGCATAATTTGCTCTTATTGGCATTGATGCGTCCCAGGACAATTGCCAGTCTTTCCCTATAAAGTTCCACGTTTAACTGTTAAAATATGAATACTTTCCAGTTGTATGCTCCAATTAGAAATTGTTTTCATACAAATGTCCTGTTTTGAGGGTTGGGAAGCAAAACAACTTCATAGATGAAAGCAATCCAAGCTAAACCAATATACTAACTTTGTATTTCAATATGTCTTGTCTTTTCAGGGAAACGCTGCACTTGTGAGTGGGACACAGAACACTTTCTCTCAAGTAGCACTGAGGGGGTTTCAGACTAGTGCTGTCAGCAGGGATATTGACACTGCTGCTAAGTTCATTGGTGCTGGTGCTGCCACAGTAGGAGTGGCTGGTTCTGGGGCTGGAATTGGAACAGTCTTTGGCAGCCTTATTATTGGTTATGCCAGGTAAGAGAACGTTTAGAATGGGAGGCTTGCTACTGTGTTCTGCAGAATGCAGCTACAATCAAAATGTTCCTGAACATTACATTAATAGTAGGCTACATGACTGAAATATACACATGCAAAAAAAGTTCaaaaaccataatgaaaaacaaaggTACTGTTCATGTTAATGTGTAAACTTTCTTGTTTCTAACGGCAGTCTGGTGTAGGCAagtttattttggccaatgaTGCATTAAGCATTGTTTCTTAACATTTCTCCGGCTGAGAGCAAGGACACTAAATTCTTAAGTTCTAGATATGAGCATCTAAAAGTTATAACATCTTGACATGAATTAGCCACACTTGGTGGTTCCTTTTTCATCAAATTGTTATCAAGCTAATGTAAATGTTCtactttttgttttctctccACAGAAACCCATCCCTAAAGCAGCAGTTGTTTTCCTATGCTATTCTAGGATTTGCCCTGTCTGAAGCTATGGGTCTGTTCTGTTTGATGGTTGCTTTTTTAATCTTATTTGCCATGTAAAGGTTCTGCTTCAAATGTTGGCACAATGAATATCCAGATGTAATGACATATTTACAGCAGTTATCAGAATTGTTCTGTGTTTGTCATGAAAGTGTACATTTTCCAAGTGTGTTGaacactgttaaaataaaacagtaaaaacgtGTGGAAAGAATGTCACTGATTTCAGTTAAAATACATGGGTCTGACAATGTGTTCCAAATGCAGTACTAAATCCGCTTTTCTGGAAATCAAGTGTGTTTTTTGAGAGACCAATTATGGTAATACCTGCTGCCACTGGTATGTGAGAGAGACCAGTATTTTTTGTCATTGACATGATTTATAtagtttatttcaattttttaacTCCATTTGGTTAATCTTGTCCTTGGATCCCATTTAAAGTTTCAACGCTGTTAAACATGCAAGAaatcatgttatttttattcCTACAAAATGCCTTCATGGTAATctgttcaatctttttatttttaaactgaaatcAACTGTGTACAATTAACTTCCACAAAGACATGTATAACATTTGGCCTCTGGATTACTGACCATACACTTGTtacacatttaaattattttattcaacagtcaatttgtttattttgcgttttgttcatttatatattttatagtaTAAAACAAAGCCTGTAGTCCTATTTGACTTCCATATATTCTATTCCTGGTGGTATAGGACGCTGATTCagaatttattattattggtctTTGCTGTTTTTCTGTGCCCTCTACCATCCTTCAAAAATGAATGAAGAAGCTGCACTCCATGTTTGCAGTGTGACTttaaaccaaatatacataaaatGAGACTCCTAGTGTAGTGCCATATATCTGTTTGTAGACACAACAGGGGGAAAAATGACACAATTGACtgacataccaaaaaaaaaaatcttgcagtATGTGTGCATAGCTCAACATGTCACATATCtagcacttttttcttttttgtctatCTGTATCATTAGTTACTTTGCTACTCAATTTTCAGTGTTTGAGTTTAAAGCACAGACCAAGTGAATGATGTTTTTGGGACAATGGCAGGTAAATCCAGATTGAGGTGTAATACCACAATTGAGGGGAGACCCATGGCTCCTGAATGCTTAGTGCTGGATTGTATTTATGTTACCTCACATTTCAATGAGTTTACAAGCACCAATcacgtgtttaaaaaaaaatgcacacgtGTTCTTGCTGGTAAAATCCAGGTTACTCAGGGTTTTTTTGTAAACAATAGTTTTAACATTGTGCTAATGAAGGGTGGGTATCAAAATGGGTACATTTTCCAATTAAGCAAAAAACTTAAAAGTAGGCTAAATCATGTTCAGAATGCAACATGCATATAATTGTATGCAGATTCAGTACTGCCTTTAACATACAGTTACATGAAATAGAATTCAGCACAGTAGTCGGTTCTATAAATAGCTGAATTTCTTCTATTCCGAATAAAGGATCTTTCTCCTGCAATTGCAGACCGTTTCCTTCAATCAGTGTTTCGTATTTCGTCACGTGTTATTGTGACGTTTTGTCTCGGTGTGTAATCGCGAGATCTGGTAGGAGGCTGTGGGATTTGGCCCTCGGAAAGGTTCAGGCCGTGGGTAAGTTTGTAAACATAAAACCATATAAACTATGACAGCTGAAGTAAACAACGACTGTCACAAGTTTGACTGTTGCCCGCTTTTATAGAGAAATGGAGAATAAGCATTTCGTTTTTCAATAGGCGGTGCTTGTATTTAGACAGTGCAGTAATATGGCGACGACCATATACCCAACCCAAGAAAGTCTGATATGTTACTGATGGACTGTGTAAACAGAAAGTACCATTGTCTGCTGTTTATCTTGAATGACgcgtgtttttctattttttgtaacCATTGCCCCTTCTGAAATGTAATCCATTACGAGCTTAGTATGTTTAAGTTTGATACAGCCTACGCAAtataatacttgtactgtgattttgtgtTAATACtcgtactgtgattcttgaaatgtatttttgtttacgactgtaagtcgccctgcataagggcgtctgctaagaaataaataataataatatacgttTTGTCAAGTTAAGCTTTTCCCTGGGTTTCCAAGTTCTCAGGTAGCGAAACGCAGGAATGTATATCCTTTCCTATATAATATAGAATTACACAGCTGTTATTGTGTAGCAAGAGGGGATAACTGTACAGTCAGTAGTAATGTAATAACTGGGATATATTAATAACATCTGTAAGTACAGCAACTACATCAACACATTAGTATCTACACACCCACTAGAAAACCATTTAAACTTGGATTTTAATGGTAACACGCTCtcattgaaaatgaaaatatgtaaCACTGAAAGTTAACAGGCTAAATGTAATAAGCAGAATGTTCTTTCCTTGTTAATCTTGATTTGTGCAATTTACAATTTGAAGCATTGCACAAATACAATGGGTTTCTGTAGTTGTTTTGTTATCCATTGTAACACACAAACAATAAGTCAAATGTTTCTGTAAACAAACTGCCATCTCATGAGGCCATGATTCTGTAATGCATTTTGATGGGTAACCTATAAAGACTGACTTTTACAGACCTGTGTTGCATAAGAATTATCTACACTCCCCGAATTTGCCTCCCTTATTCATGTTTTGACACCATAGAAACCCTTCATGGTCTACATGTGTGTGAAagcttatttttttaacactgtaaagaTTTGCACATTTTAAATGCCCTTATTTAAATATAGGTGATTAAAAGCATCTGCTGAATATGAGTGATGACAAACCCTTTCTATGCACTGCTCCAGGCTGTGgacaggtatttatttatttttaagaactgTTTAAATATGAAAGACCACTCTTTTGATTTAATGTGGTATagggtttttctttttattatacagtatatcaaacatTGTAATTTAATTGCATTCTTTAAATAACGTTACTTTTTGTAACTATATCCCATGGTATATTacaatttacagtatattttattctAATTAACTTTAATGCGTCAaaccataaacaaaaaaaacaacaacttattTTCAAATGAGGATTTGTTTTTGGGTCCATTGATTTGATAAAGCTCCTATacccatttatttttgtaatttgtaatttctgtctcttttttttatttatttaaagcgtTTTACTAATGAAGACCATTTGGCTGTCCACAAGCACAAACATGAGATGACACTAAAGTTTGGTCCAGCACGTAATGACAGTGTCATTGTAGCTGGTTGGTATTGAATTTGTATACATTCAGTCCTAATGAAAGAGTATAAACTGTGTATATTTGTTACACTGATAAGTCAATATCAGATTAATAGCAAGCCCAGTATGTTTGTGGTGATGGGTATGTACTAATACACAGAAGCCTGATCATAAAAAGTCCTAGGCTTTCCATTAGTCTTATATCATGCAATAGCCAACTTTCTAAATTATGTTGCGGTTTATTCAAACATAAGGCACATGGCTTTACTTTGAATTTGGTTGTGTTAAATGTATAGTTGTTAAAACTTGATAAAGATAGTGCCCACCTCACACTGAAGGTAAGAAAATTTACTGTTTTGTTGGTCATTTCAGACCAAACTCCAACGCCAACCCGCTTCTTGAAGAACTGTGAAGAAGTGGGGTTGTTTAATGAACTGGCAAGCCCTTTCGAACATGATTTCAAAAAGATTGCAGAAGAGGAcattaaaaaggtaaaatacatttaataaatggaaaAGATTGCAGACTTGAAGCATAGGCctatgttttatatttgttcttctgataatatatatatatatatatatgtacacaattTCAGAGTAGAATGAATTCAAAATAATGGTGCttcatgtttgtttattagaTGCCCTTAGATTTATCTCCGCTCGCAACACCAATCGTACGAAATAAAACCGGAGAGCCTTCAGCAGTAGAAAAAACACACCAGGACAGCCCACTTCCTCATCCAGAATCCACTACAAGTGATGACAAGGTATTACAGTTAAATAAGcctatatttaaaaaagcaacaaaactGAACTGTAAATAATACTAACACTCTGTAGACAATAagacaaaataattaaacagtatttgaattaaatattttgtttaggaAGATCAATTTAAACTTCATACTCTACAGTACATGAAAATAATCATCTTATTGggaaaaattaaaatgttttaaagaaaaaggtTGAGGAATTATATTAAGAATATGAATACTGACTTATTCTATTACACATTAATGCAGCAGAGCTTTTATATGGTGTTTTCAGGAAGTTTCATTGCAGCAGATTGCACATCCTACATCTACTATAGTTCGTCCAGCATCACTCCAAGTCCCCAATGTACTCCTTTCAAGCTCAGATGCTAATGTTGTAATACAGCAAGCACTACCATCTCCAACATCTAGCACTGTCATTACACAAGTTCCATCCGCAAATAGACCAATAGTGTAAGTAGCTTGAAAGCGTTActtatttattcaatattttgTGTACATTCTTCCTTTGCCATGTGATTTCATTTTTATGTGATTGTgagtttttggttttttatttcttttaattggTTGGGATTTCTTGAGTATTAATTTTGATATTCAGCATGTAGTTTTAAGGTGGTGTTGTGTTGTTGAATTTGATGAAATAGGATTCTGACGCTGGGGTTAATTTAGCCTTTTAATATAGAATTTGATGAATGCATACAGCttagtgtaaaacatgtttttcattACTTTAAACAAACTGACTTTGTAATAtatcaatatatttttattttttataaatattatctTTGCTTTTGCAAGTTAGAGTAAGAATAGTGTACATCGCATATGTTTAAGCCATTTGTAACTTGCGCTGTATTAAAGTATTtcttcccttttttttattttgcttttacctGCAGCCCAATTTCTGGCTCTTTCCCTGTCCTTTTACAACTCCCTAATGGCCAGACCATGCCAGTTGCTATTCCTGCCACAATAGCAAACACCAGTGTACATATGCCTACTACAATCCCAGtaagtttaaaattaaaaattattattattatttaattattttacaacTGCTGTGATTGTATTTGAAGAGCACATTTACTGCAATGTGTTGACTGTATTTGACAAAGATTAATTCACAGTTATATGTATGTCTACATGTTTTGTAGCTCTTCACTGTGATTTACTTTTATTAAAGAAACTTCCTCACTTGTGTGCCGTGACATTAATAGACAGTGCAACCAAACAGCTATTTCAGGTGCGAGACAAAATTAAATTGTAGTTTTATCAACATACTTGGTATTTAGTAAGTGAAAGTGAAACATTTTGggtttccagtgttttatttCAGAAACCTTTTCAGCTGCTGTCATAGAATAAATAGAGTTTTTAGCTAGTGGTAGTGATCCTGTGTTGGCTGGTCTGACTGCTGGATTGGAACACTGAACAGCAGATGATTAGCTGCTGATAGTGTCACTATGGGGAAGTCTTCTTCACTCTGTCTTTTTGTCTGTAGGGATTTCACTTCAAACACTGCAGGTAAAAAAGATGTTTCACACCAGTTTGTATGAGAATACTATTTGTgttatgtctttttttgtttgtttgtttgtttttttaactttgccATCGTGAATTGATTGCACTCATAAGAATATAGAGATTTGAGTGAAATATCCCATCAGAAGATTAGCATGCAATTTTAAATTATAGTCAGTATACCAGGAATTGCTTTCACTTTCATCTGTTTTGGGTTTTAGAAAgtctaaattattttttgtgtttttatcagCTTGTCACCGTTGTGCCTAATGTTCCTGGAATTCCAGGACCCTCCTCCCCACAACCTGTGCAGTCAGAGGCAAAAATGgtaaagcatttgttttatttaaatctgcAAAACATTGGATACATTCTTAAATTCATTGCTGGATGTCAACAAATCAACATACTGTTTCTATTCTTATGCAATGCTAACTGCCATATCTGGTACCACATTCAGTGTGTCCTCTGTCTTGTCACTTAGCCAGGCAGAAACTGTAAGTAACGGGGTTCTTTTTACACtcgtaactttaaagtctgtttcaaaccccttttcaaaatggccgctctggTGCACTGGGGTTTGCGATctctcctctaaatcactgcaggaagagcaattttaaatcgctcttcctgcagtgcggccattttgaaaaggggtttgaaacagactttaaagttatgagtgtaaaaagttttcaggatgttaacagtgaaaagaaaaattagaggtatattaattaaacagttgtagcagcacatggggatgtgtaacactatatCTTTTGGAACTCCGCTACTTGTTCTTTAATGCATATTATTGGGGCACAGCTGCATTCgtggtatgtattgtttattaaaatcttTGTCTATTTTTGAAGAGGTGTTGATAACCTATTCAGGCATacaaagatatttagtaagtaagcaGTCTGGGTGGGGTAAAATAGCCGACAAATGTCCCACCCCAACACACCACAGACCAGCAGGGGTTGTCCAACAGTTTTTCCAggatgctctgtgtgtgtgtgtgtgtgtgtgtgtgtgtgtgtgtgtgtgtgtgtgtgtgtgtgtgtgtgtgtgtgtgtgtgtgtgtgtgtgtgtgtgtgtgtgtgtgtgtgtgtgtgtgtgtgtgtgtgtgtgtgtgtgtgtgtgtgtgtgtgtgtgtaaaatactcCCATAAACCAGCAGAGGGACATGCTTAATATCAAGCTGTTTCTCTAAAggtcatttttgtgttttgtgttccagTGATACTTTAGATGCCACTACCAGGCCATATTCAAGGATATTCTCTGTGAATTCCGTTATTAAACAtggtaatgtttaaaaaatattaaattgcaGTTACGAATGGAATACCAAGCTCACTCATAACTTGTAGGTGTTTCAAAGATATAACATAACTGCAGTGAGGATTAATGTATGGCCCAGTAGGCCCCATTAAGTTCTTCAGATATGTGGTATAAATGATTATTATTCTGTTAAAAATAATTAGTCATCATTGGTGGAAAAAGTGA contains the following coding sequences:
- the atf2 gene encoding cyclic AMP-dependent transcription factor ATF-2 isoform X4; the protein is MSDDKPFLCTAPGCGQRFTNEDHLAVHKHKHEMTLKFGPARNDSVIVADQTPTPTRFLKNCEEVGLFNELASPFEHDFKKIAEEDIKKMPLDLSPLATPIVRNKTGEPSAVEKTHQDSPLPHPESTTSDDKEVSLQQIAHPTSTIVRPASLQVPNVLLSSSDANVVIQQALPSPTSSTVITQVPSANRPIVPISGSFPVLLQLPNGQTMPVAIPATIANTSVHMPTTIPLVTVVPNVPGIPGPSSPQPVQSEAKMRLKAALTQQQHLQVTNGETVTGQSSSTVRTQPEEACLQSLQQPATSTTETPVCTARVQKKLKASPAQPPQHTQSTGGRRRRGMSDDPDEKRRKFLERNRAAATRCRQKRKVWVQSLEKKAEDMSSVNGQLQNEVTQLRNEVAQLKQLLLAHKDCPVTAMQKKSGYHNADKDDSSEDISVPSSPQKEAIQHSSVSTSNGVSSTSLAATVLTQMADQSTEPMKTLIVAAPPSQSQPSGS
- the atf2 gene encoding cyclic AMP-dependent transcription factor ATF-2 isoform X6 gives rise to the protein MSDDKPFLCTAPGCGQRFTNEDHLAVHKHKHEMTLKFGPARNDSVIVADQTPTPTRFLKNCEEVGLFNELASPFEHDFKKIAEEDIKKMPLDLSPLATPIVRNKTGEPSAVEKTHQDSPLPHPESTTSDDKEVSLQQIAHPTSTIVRPASLQVPNVLLSSSDANVVIQQALPSPTSSTVITQVPSANRPIVPISGSFPVLLQLPNGQTMPVAIPATIANTSVHMPTTIPLVTVVPNVPGIPGPSSPQPVQSEAKMRLKAALTQQQHLQVTNGETVTGQSSSTVRTQPEEACLQSLQQPATSTTETPVCTARVQKKLKASPAQPPQHTQSTGGRRRRGMSDDPDEKRRKFLERNRAAATRCRQKRKVWVQSLEKKAEDMSSVNGQLQHSWTESLQGRRGASSCRGDFSCQS
- the atf2 gene encoding cyclic AMP-dependent transcription factor ATF-2 isoform X3, encoding MSDDKPFLCTAPGCGQRFTNEDHLAVHKHKHEMTLKFGPARNDSVIVADQTPTPTRFLKNCEEVGLFNELASPFEHDFKKIAEEDIKKMPLDLSPLATPIVRNKTGEPSAVEKTHQDSPLPHPESTTSDDKEVSLQQIAHPTSTIVRPASLQVPNVLLSSSDANVVIQQALPSPTSSTVITQVPSANRPIVPISGSFPVLLQLPNGQTMPVAIPATIANTSVHMPTTIPLVTVVPNVPGIPGPSSPQPVQSEAKMRLKAALTQQQHLQVTNGETVTGQSSSTVRTQPEEACLQSLQQPATSTTETPASPAQPPQHTQSTGGRRRRGMSDDPDEKRRKFLERNRAAATRCRQKRKVWVQSLEKKAEDMSSVNGQLQNEVTQLRNEVAQLKQLLLAHKDCPVTAMQKKSGYHTAQTADMEKKDAESITSTFSTYADKDDSSEDISVPSSPQKEAIQHSSVSTSNGVSSTSLAATVLTQMADQSTEPMKTLIVAAPPSQSQPSGS
- the atf2 gene encoding cyclic AMP-dependent transcription factor ATF-2 isoform X5; its protein translation is MSDDKPFLCTAPGCGQRFTNEDHLAVHKHKHEMTLKFGPARNDSVIVADQTPTPTRFLKNCEEVGLFNELASPFEHDFKKIAEEDIKKMPLDLSPLATPIVRNKTGEPSAVEKTHQDSPLPHPESTTSDDKEVSLQQIAHPTSTIVRPASLQVPNVLLSSSDANVVIQQALPSPTSSTVITQVPSANRPIVPISGSFPVLLQLPNGQTMPVAIPATIANTSVHMPTTIPLVTVVPNVPGIPGPSSPQPVQSEAKMRLKAALTQQQHLQVTNGETVTGQSSSTVRTQPEEACLQSLQQPATSTTETPASPAQPPQHTQSTGGRRRRGMSDDPDEKRRKFLERNRAAATRCRQKRKVWVQSLEKKAEDMSSVNGQLQNEVTQLRNEVAQLKQLLLAHKDCPVTAMQKKSGYHNADKDDSSEDISVPSSPQKEAIQHSSVSTSNGVSSTSLAATVLTQMADQSTEPMKTLIVAAPPSQSQPSGS
- the LOC117426835 gene encoding ATP synthase F(0) complex subunit C3, mitochondrial-like, giving the protein MYACAKFVSTPALVRAGSRALYRPLSASVLSRPEVRTGEGNAALVSGTQNTFSQVALRGFQTSAVSRDIDTAAKFIGAGAATVGVAGSGAGIGTVFGSLIIGYARNPSLKQQLFSYAILGFALSEAMGLFCLMVAFLILFAM
- the atf2 gene encoding cyclic AMP-dependent transcription factor ATF-2 isoform X7 → MSDDKPFLCTAPGCGQRFTNEDHLAVHKHKHEMTLKFGPARNDSVIVADQTPTPTRFLKNCEEVGLFNELASPFEHDFKKIAEEDIKKMPLDLSPLATPIVRNKTGEPSAVEKTHQDSPLPHPESTTSDDKEVSLQQIAHPTSTIVRPASLQVPNVLLSSSDANVVIQQALPSPTSSTVITQVPSANRPIVPISGSFPVLLQLPNGQTMPVAIPATIANTSVHMPTTIPLVTVVPNVPGIPGPSSPQPVQSEAKMRLKAALTQQQHLQVTNGETVTGQSSSTVRTQPEEACLQSLQQPATSTTETPVCTARVQKKLKASPAQPPQHTQSTGGRRRRGMSDDPDEKRRKFLERNRAAATRCRQKRKVWVQSLEKKAEDMSSVNGQLQLD